The Schistocerca gregaria isolate iqSchGreg1 chromosome 1, iqSchGreg1.2, whole genome shotgun sequence genome includes a window with the following:
- the LOC126350584 gene encoding uncharacterized protein LOC126350584 isoform X3 produces MSRLLLLALAGSYLVVFCVPHATAQDDNKPIARDDLEDYDADRLTYSLLRAGGAAEEDEPNISPIFALKTLSSDGSSADGSEDTNTEHASQKGAATHADLARTAAHAEARTTGKARTAQKLRTAAKARTAAKKAGRAAAKAAGTHNE; encoded by the exons ATGTCACGCCTCTTGCTGCTGGCGCTCGCAGGATCCTACCTGGTTGTGTTCTGCGTGCCGCACGCCACGGCTCAAGACGACAACAAGCCGATTGCACGAGACGATCTTGAAGACTACGACGCCGACCGTCTGACATATTCGTTACTTCGGGCAGGAGGTGCTGCAGAAGAGGACGAGCCCAATATCAGCCCAATCTTCGCCCTTAAAACGCTCAGCAGCGACGGCTCGTCGGCGGACGGATCCGAGGACACAAATACTGAACACG CGTCACAGAAAGGAGCAGCTACACATGCAGACCTCGCCAGGACAGCAGCTCATGCCGAAGCCAGGACAACAGGCAAAGCCAGAACAGCACAGAAATTGAGGACTGCCGCCAAAGCCAGGACAGCTGCCAAGAAGGCTGGCAGAGCAGCGGCGAAGGCTGCCGGTACACACAACGAGTGA